A stretch of the Coprobacillus cateniformis genome encodes the following:
- a CDS encoding cation diffusion facilitator family transporter, whose translation MIENLILSIFKFLAGIYGHSHAMLSDSIHSMSDVISTVIVMIGVHFSSMKEDNEHPYGHERMECIAAMILSVLLVFTGLQIGYNSLLSLFDTQTIMIPSMIALIASVVSILTKEMMYWYTRFHAKKIHSSALMADAYHHRSDALSSIGSLVGIAGAMLGYTFLDPLAGIVICVFILKPGVTIFYDATTKMIDHSCSNEITHQLRLFILQQQNVECIDSLKTRMFGEKYYVDLEIGVQEDLSLKEAHLIAHKVHDALEKEFPDIKHCMIHINPHL comes from the coding sequence ATGATTGAAAATTTAATCCTCTCCATTTTTAAATTCTTAGCTGGTATTTATGGTCATTCGCATGCAATGTTAAGTGATTCTATTCATTCTATGAGTGATGTTATAAGTACTGTCATAGTCATGATTGGTGTCCATTTTTCAAGTATGAAGGAAGATAATGAGCACCCATATGGGCATGAACGAATGGAATGCATTGCTGCTATGATATTATCAGTATTATTAGTCTTCACAGGATTACAAATTGGCTATAACAGCTTATTATCATTATTTGATACTCAAACGATTATGATTCCTTCTATGATTGCGCTTATTGCCTCAGTAGTTTCTATTCTCACAAAGGAAATGATGTATTGGTATACTCGATTTCATGCCAAAAAAATTCATTCATCAGCACTTATGGCAGATGCTTATCATCATCGCAGTGACGCGTTATCATCTATTGGAAGTTTGGTAGGAATTGCAGGAGCAATGCTAGGATATACATTTTTAGATCCTTTGGCAGGTATAGTTATTTGTGTTTTTATTTTAAAGCCTGGAGTCACTATCTTTTATGATGCGACTACCAAAATGATAGATCATAGCTGTTCAAATGAAATCACCCATCAATTAAGACTTTTTATCTTACAACAACAAAATGTTGAGTGTATAGACTCATTAAAAACCAGAATGTTTGGTGAAAAATACTATGTAGATTTAGAAATTGGTGTTCAAGAAGATTTATCCTTAAAAGAAGCCCATCTTATTGCTCATAAAGTTCATGATGCCTTGGAAAAGGAATTTCCAGATATCAAACATTGTATGATTCATATTAATCCACATCTTTAA
- the folD gene encoding bifunctional methylenetetrahydrofolate dehydrogenase/methenyltetrahydrofolate cyclohydrolase FolD, translating into MIIDGKAISLKRKDELKKKIDLLRSEGKRIPKLTVVLVGDNQASQTYVRNKEKACAYVGMLSEIIRLDDTINEQELIQVITGLNQDQSVDGILVQLPLPSHIHEERILDLIDPSKDVDGFHPSNVAKLLLGQKGLVPCTPQGMMVLLDEIGFDLTGKEVVVVGRSNIVGKPVALLCLQKNATVTIAHSRTQNLKNVCQRADVLIAAIGQTKFFNKDYIKKGAVVLDVGMNRDENKKLCGDVDFKDVEDIASYITPVPGGVGPMTIAMLLENTLLAYNQREG; encoded by the coding sequence ATGATTATAGATGGGAAAGCAATTTCTTTAAAAAGAAAAGATGAATTAAAAAAGAAAATTGATTTATTAAGAAGTGAAGGAAAAAGAATTCCTAAATTAACTGTTGTTTTGGTGGGGGATAACCAAGCAAGTCAAACATATGTAAGAAACAAAGAAAAGGCATGTGCATATGTAGGCATGTTATCAGAAATTATACGTTTAGATGATACAATAAATGAACAAGAACTTATCCAAGTTATAACTGGTTTAAATCAAGATCAGTCAGTTGATGGAATACTTGTTCAATTACCATTGCCTTCACATATACATGAAGAGAGAATTTTAGATTTAATTGATCCTAGTAAAGATGTTGATGGCTTTCATCCATCAAATGTTGCAAAACTTTTATTAGGTCAAAAAGGCCTTGTTCCTTGTACACCACAAGGGATGATGGTTTTATTAGATGAAATTGGCTTTGATCTAACTGGAAAAGAAGTTGTTGTAGTAGGAAGAAGTAATATAGTTGGGAAACCTGTTGCATTATTATGTCTACAAAAAAATGCCACTGTAACAATTGCCCATTCTCGGACTCAAAACTTAAAAAATGTATGTCAAAGAGCAGATGTTCTGATTGCGGCTATTGGACAGACAAAATTCTTTAATAAGGATTATATAAAAAAAGGTGCAGTGGTATTAGATGTTGGAATGAATCGTGATGAGAATAAAAAACTATGTGGTGATGTTGATTTTAAAGATGTTGAAGATATTGCATCATATATAACTCCAGTTCCTGGTGGAGTAGGGCCAATGACTATTGCAATGTTATTAGAAAATACTTTATTAGCTTATAATCAAAGAGAGGGATAG
- a CDS encoding DUF951 domain-containing protein, with protein sequence MEYNLNDIVEMKKQHPCKKSNQWQIIRMGADIKIKCLGCGAIIMFSRRDFEKRLKKVIPHAD encoded by the coding sequence ATGGAATATAATTTAAATGATATTGTTGAAATGAAAAAACAGCATCCATGTAAAAAATCTAATCAATGGCAGATTATTAGAATGGGTGCAGATATTAAAATTAAATGTTTGGGTTGTGGAGCCATAATTATGTTTTCTAGAAGGGATTTTGAAAAGCGTTTAAAAAAGGTCATTCCGCATGCTGATTAG
- a CDS encoding GNAT family N-acetyltransferase, which produces MLIRLIEEKDNQEVEQLIRTCLLEFNANKPGCAWEDPNLGQFFQVYQPMNMQYLVVENEGHIVGGCGIGPVEGKDDVCELQKMYCLLETRGTGIAQQLLDLSLDFAKKHYSKCYLETFENMVAANKFYIKNGFQLLDKPIVDGPHFACDKWYIKDL; this is translated from the coding sequence ATGCTGATTAGACTGATTGAGGAAAAAGATAATCAAGAGGTTGAGCAATTGATTCGCACCTGTCTTCTTGAATTCAATGCTAATAAACCTGGTTGCGCTTGGGAAGATCCAAATCTTGGACAATTCTTTCAGGTTTATCAACCTATGAATATGCAGTATCTTGTTGTTGAGAATGAAGGTCACATTGTTGGGGGTTGTGGAATTGGACCTGTTGAGGGAAAAGATGATGTTTGTGAACTTCAGAAAATGTATTGTCTTTTGGAAACAAGAGGAACTGGAATCGCACAACAGCTTTTAGATTTATCTTTAGATTTTGCTAAAAAGCATTATTCAAAATGTTATCTAGAAACATTTGAAAACATGGTAGCTGCTAATAAGTTTTATATAAAAAATGGCTTCCAATTATTAGATAAGCCAATTGTAGATGGACCACACTTTGCATGTGATAAGTGGTATATAAAAGATTTATAG
- a CDS encoding MATE family efflux transporter, whose translation MNKEKMETGKILPLLVELSVPAMIGMIVNAIYNIVDRMFIGNAPHLGSIGLAGITISYPVTLVLMALSLMAGVGGATRFSIALGAKQDEDAKFYQGNSLMITVIFGLVFMIFGNLFMDPILTVLGASESVLPHARAYLSIILYGAVFQCVAMCGNNFSRAQGNARNAMVSQLLGAGFNIVFDYIFIVQFHMGMEGAALATIGGQFLSMVWQLAFLFGKRGLIQCKLVHMKLKKRFTYMILKTGLPAFLMQMSASVLNIVINGTLGTYGGDTAISTVGIITSVQTLMLMPLTGMVQGQQPIISYNYGAKRYDRVKETLKYTVIGSTIIAFIGFLIIEIFPAMIISMFNQEAEIINLGSISLRIWFICLPLIGCQTMCANFFQAIGMVKQSSFLNLLRQCLLLIPLILILAMIFKLYGVFIAVPIADLIAFLITMYLIRREMKTFVVEEVS comes from the coding sequence ATGAATAAAGAGAAGATGGAAACTGGCAAAATTTTGCCACTATTAGTAGAACTTTCAGTTCCAGCTATGATTGGAATGATTGTTAATGCAATATATAATATTGTTGATAGAATGTTTATTGGAAATGCACCACATCTAGGTTCGATTGGATTGGCAGGAATTACGATATCATATCCAGTAACACTTGTATTAATGGCGTTAAGTTTAATGGCAGGAGTTGGTGGTGCAACTCGATTTTCAATTGCTTTGGGTGCAAAGCAAGATGAAGATGCAAAATTTTATCAAGGTAATTCCTTAATGATTACTGTTATTTTTGGATTGGTGTTTATGATTTTTGGGAACTTATTTATGGATCCTATACTTACAGTCTTGGGCGCAAGTGAAAGTGTTTTACCGCATGCAAGGGCATATTTAAGTATTATTTTGTATGGAGCAGTTTTTCAATGTGTTGCAATGTGTGGCAATAACTTTTCAAGAGCACAGGGCAATGCAAGAAATGCAATGGTTTCACAATTATTAGGTGCAGGATTTAATATTGTTTTTGATTATATATTCATTGTTCAATTTCATATGGGAATGGAAGGTGCAGCACTTGCAACAATTGGTGGGCAATTTTTAAGTATGGTATGGCAACTTGCTTTCTTATTTGGAAAGAGAGGGCTTATTCAATGTAAATTAGTTCATATGAAGTTGAAAAAACGTTTTACATATATGATTTTGAAAACAGGATTACCAGCATTTTTAATGCAGATGTCAGCCAGCGTTTTAAATATTGTTATTAATGGAACATTAGGGACATATGGTGGAGACACTGCTATATCTACAGTGGGTATTATTACCAGTGTACAGACACTTATGTTAATGCCATTGACAGGAATGGTACAAGGACAACAACCTATTATTAGTTATAATTATGGAGCTAAGCGATATGATCGTGTCAAAGAGACATTGAAATATACAGTCATTGGCTCAACAATAATAGCATTTATTGGTTTTTTAATTATTGAAATATTCCCTGCGATGATAATCTCTATGTTTAATCAAGAAGCAGAAATTATTAATTTAGGAAGTATATCATTGAGAATATGGTTTATCTGTTTACCACTTATTGGTTGTCAAACAATGTGTGCAAACTTTTTCCAAGCCATTGGAATGGTTAAACAATCAAGTTTTTTAAATTTATTAAGACAATGCTTGTTGTTAATACCGCTAATACTTATATTGGCCATGATATTTAAATTATATGGTGTTTTTATAGCGGTACCAATTGCAGATTTAATAGCATTTCTTATAACTATGTATCTTATAAGAAGAGAAATGAAGACATTTGTTGTAGAAGAGGTGTCATAG
- a CDS encoding MarR family winged helix-turn-helix transcriptional regulator, translated as MEEEGRFAQENQCSKQNSDLQQVCQFNDLTSQLIKCGQILMHKTGKKRGQENILEILFQYESMSQKQLQEVLGIEAGSLSEILSKLEQRQFIERYKDINDKRKSIIHLTSLGKEKIKHKKSNDEDMFDMLTSIEQQQLNDMLNKVLKEWYRRHMKYHKTK; from the coding sequence GTGGAAGAAGAAGGAAGATTTGCTCAAGAAAATCAATGCTCTAAGCAAAACAGTGATTTGCAACAGGTATGTCAATTCAATGATTTGACAAGTCAATTGATAAAGTGTGGACAAATTCTTATGCATAAGACAGGTAAGAAAAGAGGACAAGAAAATATTTTAGAAATATTATTTCAATATGAATCCATGTCCCAAAAGCAGTTACAAGAAGTTTTAGGAATTGAAGCAGGATCGTTGAGTGAAATATTATCGAAACTGGAACAAAGACAATTCATTGAAAGATATAAAGATATAAATGATAAAAGAAAATCAATTATACATTTAACATCATTAGGAAAAGAAAAGATTAAACATAAAAAATCAAATGATGAAGATATGTTTGATATGTTAACATCTATTGAACAACAGCAGTTAAATGATATGTTAAATAAAGTTTTAAAAGAATGGTATAGAAGACATATGAAATATCATAAAACAAAATAA
- a CDS encoding response regulator transcription factor: MQRILIVEDDSEINNMIKEFLEGYDYNCHQAFSGSECKLLTHMESYDLILLDLMLPGISGEELIQELAKTSKVIVLSAKSGIESKVNLLELGANDYICKPFDIHELLARIKVQLRQYEPKQRQLIYKDWTIDLDLMTLNAAGQSIDLTSLEFKIIELFMRYPQKVFTKENIYEYVWEDDYVVGDKTIHVHISNIRTKLKSTGTDHYIQTVWGMGFKLID, from the coding sequence ATGCAACGTATACTTATTGTTGAGGATGATAGTGAAATTAATAATATGATTAAAGAATTTCTAGAAGGCTATGACTATAATTGTCATCAGGCGTTTTCTGGAAGTGAGTGTAAACTTTTAACACATATGGAAAGTTATGACCTCATATTATTAGATTTAATGTTGCCAGGTATTTCAGGAGAAGAGCTTATTCAAGAACTAGCGAAGACATCTAAAGTAATTGTGTTATCAGCAAAAAGTGGTATTGAGAGTAAAGTGAATCTTTTAGAATTAGGTGCGAATGATTATATTTGTAAGCCATTCGATATTCATGAATTGCTTGCTAGAATTAAAGTTCAATTGCGTCAATATGAACCTAAACAAAGACAATTGATCTATAAAGATTGGACAATTGATTTAGATTTAATGACCTTAAATGCAGCAGGTCAATCCATAGATTTGACATCTCTAGAATTCAAAATTATTGAATTATTCATGCGTTATCCACAAAAGGTCTTTACAAAAGAGAATATCTATGAGTATGTTTGGGAAGATGATTATGTAGTTGGAGACAAAACAATTCATGTCCACATCAGTAATATACGAACAAAACTGAAATCAACAGGAACAGATCATTATATTCAGACTGTTTGGGGGATGGGATTTAAGCTTATAGATTAA
- a CDS encoding ATP-binding cassette domain-containing protein, translated as MNTQYVVETHQLCKQYGKQYAVNHMDMHIKKGDIYGFIGRNGAGKSTTLKMIAGLIHSSFGEIKLFGGPSDNQIAHQRIGILIEEAGLYPHLNAYDNLELQALSLGIVDKQVINDVLKLMNLEHVGSKKVKNFSMGMKQRLGIAMAMLGNPDFLILDEPINGLDPEGIREMRETLLKLNKEQGMTMIISSHILGELNKLATTFGIIKDGVLIQEISKDQLDEKCKEYLSIEVDNTEKACFVLEEMTEEIEYEVKDQTALHIYNYTDSSKLISEFVNEGIAVQSATFHNQDLEEYFLSLMEGGESHV; from the coding sequence ATGAACACACAATATGTTGTGGAAACACATCAGTTATGCAAGCAATATGGTAAACAGTATGCTGTTAACCATATGGATATGCATATTAAGAAAGGTGATATTTATGGTTTTATTGGTAGAAATGGGGCTGGGAAGTCAACGACATTAAAGATGATAGCAGGGCTCATACATTCAAGTTTTGGGGAAATTAAACTTTTTGGTGGACCATCTGATAATCAGATCGCACATCAGCGTATAGGAATATTAATAGAAGAAGCAGGTTTATATCCTCATTTGAATGCTTATGATAATTTGGAATTACAAGCATTGTCTCTTGGAATCGTAGATAAGCAAGTTATTAATGATGTTTTAAAACTTATGAATTTAGAGCATGTAGGCTCAAAAAAGGTTAAGAATTTTTCTATGGGAATGAAACAAAGATTAGGTATTGCAATGGCAATGCTTGGAAATCCTGATTTCTTAATTTTAGATGAACCTATTAATGGTTTAGATCCAGAAGGTATTCGTGAAATGCGAGAAACTTTATTAAAATTAAATAAAGAACAAGGTATGACAATGATTATTAGTTCACATATTCTTGGTGAATTAAATAAATTAGCAACAACTTTTGGAATTATTAAAGATGGTGTTTTGATTCAAGAAATATCAAAAGATCAATTAGATGAAAAATGTAAAGAGTATTTATCAATTGAAGTTGATAATACTGAAAAAGCATGTTTTGTATTAGAAGAAATGACAGAAGAAATAGAATATGAAGTTAAAGATCAAACAGCATTACATATTTACAATTATACTGATTCATCAAAATTAATATCAGAATTTGTAAATGAAGGAATTGCTGTGCAATCTGCCACTTTCCATAACCAAGATTTAGAAGAATATTTCTTATCTTTAATGGAAGGAGGAGAAAGTCATGTTTAA
- a CDS encoding ABC transporter permease, translating into MFNMLRMDLKRLQKSKSSYVIFILSIFLLFIFFVAMYIALNPDLQSWMKARGFIFQMDGMDSTQTLSFIDLFHLTYTQNFIAILIGIVVVLFNCHENECGFSKNILSTHVNRFYYVVSKIIALSLYALLLILVCCGELVLLNICVSSFFIWNTISEIFLYIALLWFIAIAYVCMYTTLTVWLKSKSGCIGTVIVYATGLWMAIASPLLNFVGWQKILDYTLMSHLGLLSRQVQNIDINVILLMLVNVLIFIFLYILLSTLKLNRKDI; encoded by the coding sequence ATGTTTAATATGCTGAGAATGGATTTAAAGAGATTACAGAAATCAAAATCATCCTATGTTATTTTCATATTATCTATATTCTTATTATTTATTTTCTTTGTTGCTATGTATATTGCATTAAATCCAGATTTGCAAAGTTGGATGAAAGCACGTGGATTCATTTTTCAAATGGATGGTATGGATTCTACTCAAACTTTATCTTTCATAGATTTATTTCATCTCACATATACTCAAAACTTTATAGCTATTCTTATAGGAATAGTCGTTGTTTTGTTTAACTGTCATGAAAATGAATGTGGTTTTTCTAAAAATATTTTAAGTACACATGTTAATCGTTTTTATTATGTTGTGAGTAAAATTATAGCTTTAAGTTTATATGCACTTCTTCTTATACTTGTGTGCTGTGGGGAACTTGTGTTATTAAATATTTGTGTTTCTTCATTCTTTATATGGAATACAATTAGTGAGATATTCCTTTATATTGCACTATTATGGTTTATTGCGATTGCATATGTTTGTATGTATACAACTTTGACAGTATGGCTTAAGAGTAAGTCTGGCTGTATAGGAACTGTTATTGTTTATGCAACAGGTCTTTGGATGGCAATCGCAAGTCCGTTATTAAATTTTGTTGGTTGGCAAAAAATACTTGATTATACATTGATGAGCCATTTAGGGCTATTAAGTAGGCAAGTACAGAATATTGATATCAATGTTATTTTGTTAATGTTAGTGAATGTACTTATCTTTATATTTCTTTATATATTATTAAGTACCTTAAAGTTAAATAGAAAAGATATCTAA
- a CDS encoding sensor histidine kinase translates to MVYFIVLSIMLNVFLIGYIIRSHNEMKHLTKQLKTVKTGSHIHLTSQIHTQEFHNLYLQLNLLMDNYKEKQYINQKAEQQLKMTIQNMAHDLRTPLTSSIGYMQMIKDSYNQDKNERYLHISLCKMEELKDMLEELFLYTKLTSESYQLDREEIPIYPIFANILLSFYGLFQNNHQEPIVHFEDEAIQCLVNQEAIERVFQNIINNAIIHGKGDLRVYQKGHQIEFINTIKETCPPNIEHVFDRFYKADVSRNKTSSGLGLAIVKEFVEKMGGTVQARIEGNQFIIELLLDETRIYES, encoded by the coding sequence ATGGTTTACTTCATTGTATTATCAATAATGCTAAATGTTTTTTTAATTGGATATATAATACGTAGTCATAATGAGATGAAACATCTGACTAAGCAATTGAAGACAGTCAAAACAGGTAGCCATATTCATTTGACATCACAGATTCATACCCAAGAATTTCATAACTTATATTTACAATTAAATCTTTTGATGGATAACTACAAAGAAAAACAGTATATCAATCAAAAAGCTGAACAACAACTCAAAATGACAATACAAAATATGGCACATGATTTAAGAACACCATTAACAAGTTCGATTGGATATATGCAGATGATAAAAGATAGTTATAATCAAGACAAAAATGAACGTTATCTTCATATTTCTTTATGTAAAATGGAAGAACTTAAAGATATGTTAGAAGAATTATTTCTATATACCAAATTAACATCTGAAAGTTATCAATTAGACAGAGAAGAAATTCCCATTTATCCAATCTTTGCAAATATTTTATTAAGCTTTTATGGACTTTTTCAAAATAATCATCAAGAGCCAATAGTTCATTTTGAAGATGAAGCTATTCAATGTCTAGTGAATCAGGAAGCTATTGAACGTGTATTTCAAAACATCATTAATAATGCCATTATACATGGAAAAGGTGATTTAAGAGTTTATCAAAAGGGACATCAAATAGAATTTATAAATACGATAAAAGAAACTTGTCCTCCTAATATTGAACATGTTTTTGATCGTTTTTATAAAGCTGATGTTTCAAGAAATAAGACATCATCTGGTCTTGGTTTAGCAATTGTAAAAGAATTTGTTGAGAAAATGGGTGGAACAGTACAAGCGAGAATTGAGGGAAATCAATTTATTATAGAATTATTATTAGATGAAACTAGGATTTATGAATCTTAG
- a CDS encoding cyclase family protein yields MFVDFTLKITPELIIDAQGNEKKSLVGHLGTHFDVMNKEFPLEYLRLPSVIFNVHNKQEIQFNDIDFSQIKEGMFVGFATGFIENVGYGNKEYFTQHPQLSNELIEKLIAKRVAIIGIDCAGIRRGKEHTPIDQYCADHNVFVIENLCNLQTFLHSKDHMTCYINTYPVHYSDMTGLPCRVVAEV; encoded by the coding sequence ATGTTTGTTGATTTCACTTTAAAAATTACACCAGAACTTATAATAGATGCACAAGGAAATGAGAAAAAATCATTAGTAGGGCATTTAGGGACACATTTTGATGTCATGAATAAGGAATTTCCATTGGAATATCTGCGTTTGCCTTCGGTTATATTTAATGTCCATAATAAACAAGAAATTCAATTCAATGACATTGATTTTAGTCAAATTAAGGAAGGAATGTTTGTTGGTTTTGCAACAGGCTTTATAGAGAATGTTGGCTATGGAAATAAAGAGTATTTTACTCAACATCCACAATTATCAAATGAGTTAATAGAAAAACTTATTGCCAAAAGAGTCGCTATTATAGGAATAGATTGTGCTGGTATTCGCAGAGGTAAAGAACATACGCCTATTGATCAGTATTGTGCTGATCATAATGTCTTTGTTATAGAAAATTTATGTAATCTACAAACCTTTCTTCATTCAAAGGATCACATGACCTGCTATATAAATACATATCCTGTTCATTATAGTGATATGACAGGATTACCATGTCGTGTTGTAGCAGAGGTATAA
- a CDS encoding MarR family transcriptional regulator — MHQDLLDLFAEQLEKQDQLSKLTESEFLHQYGYSDVHSIDFIGNHKDANITQLSLHLKMTRGAASKIVKRLLKQELIEMYTKETNKKEKYYCLTRKGKKIFKEHQKRHKLWVKRDTEFFKRYPVIELQYVKEFMKDYNQYLEEQIKSIEK, encoded by the coding sequence ATGCATCAGGATTTATTAGATCTATTTGCTGAACAATTAGAAAAGCAGGATCAACTTTCTAAACTTACAGAAAGTGAATTTTTACATCAATATGGTTATTCTGATGTTCATAGCATCGATTTTATTGGTAATCATAAAGATGCTAATATTACACAGTTATCTTTACATCTTAAAATGACGAGAGGTGCAGCAAGCAAAATTGTCAAACGTTTATTAAAGCAAGAACTCATAGAAATGTATACAAAAGAAACCAATAAAAAAGAAAAATATTATTGTTTAACAAGAAAAGGTAAAAAGATCTTTAAAGAACATCAAAAACGTCATAAATTATGGGTGAAACGTGATACTGAATTTTTTAAAAGATATCCAGTCATTGAACTTCAATATGTGAAAGAATTTATGAAAGATTATAATCAGTATCTAGAAGAACAAATCAAAAGTATAGAAAAATAG
- a CDS encoding substrate-binding domain-containing protein, which yields MKVKVRDIALKAGVSDGTVSNALNNRKGISEEKREYILKIAREMGYFKNNSSSNNNTIRLIIIYKDAHIIGDTPFFSELIRGIENECSLQGYELIIHHVNSDSLHTEITKSLKSNQTKGVLLLGTEMDIDDLKLFDNVCTPLVVLDNEYDDMLYDYVAINNSDGSYAITKLLIDNGHKNIGLINSSYQINNFKKRKMGYRNALDDYNLPFRPENEILVDPSPEGSYRDTATYLKAFLNELSLDELPTAFYAVNDNIAIGAVRAFQELNIDISICGFDDLPISKLFNPPLTTVQVDKKQLGKIAVSRLINKINGDISHLKILVATKIVERDSVKKT from the coding sequence ATGAAAGTTAAAGTTAGAGATATTGCTTTGAAAGCAGGTGTTTCTGATGGAACTGTTTCTAATGCATTGAACAACAGAAAAGGAATTAGTGAAGAAAAACGTGAATATATATTAAAAATTGCTAGAGAGATGGGATATTTTAAAAACAATAGCAGTAGTAATAACAATACCATTCGTTTAATTATCATTTATAAAGATGCCCATATTATAGGAGATACCCCATTTTTCTCAGAACTGATTAGAGGAATCGAAAATGAATGTAGTCTCCAAGGATACGAATTAATTATTCACCATGTTAACTCTGATTCACTACATACAGAAATTACTAAAAGTTTAAAATCAAATCAAACAAAAGGAGTACTTTTGTTAGGAACAGAAATGGATATAGATGATTTAAAACTCTTTGATAATGTTTGTACACCTCTTGTTGTATTAGATAATGAATATGATGATATGTTATATGACTATGTTGCGATCAACAATTCTGATGGCAGTTATGCTATTACAAAACTACTGATTGATAATGGGCATAAAAATATTGGACTTATCAATTCTTCTTATCAAATTAACAACTTTAAGAAAAGGAAAATGGGTTATAGAAATGCTTTGGATGATTACAATTTACCTTTTAGACCAGAGAATGAAATATTAGTCGATCCTAGTCCTGAAGGATCATATAGGGATACAGCAACATATTTAAAGGCTTTTCTAAACGAATTAAGTTTGGATGAACTTCCAACAGCTTTTTATGCCGTAAATGATAATATTGCAATTGGGGCAGTACGTGCATTTCAAGAATTAAATATAGATATTTCAATATGTGGATTTGATGATTTGCCTATTAGTAAATTATTCAATCCACCTTTAACAACTGTACAAGTTGACAAAAAGCAATTAGGAAAAATCGCAGTATCAAGATTAATAAATAAAATCAATGGTGATATAAGTCATTTAAAAATACTTGTGGCAACAAAAATTGTTGAAAGAGATAGCGTAAAAAAAACATGA